ATTCAACTTCGGACGATTCTACAGGCAAAAGGCGTGGAGAACTGTTCAGGACGCATCAAGTGATGCTAGAGTTTGAGAACTATAAAACCAAAGATCGTTCAACCCTTTACTTGGGTTATCACGATAAGGCAGATGAAGGGCTAGATAAATATGACCAATATTTTCCTCCCGGCAAATTTCGGGACGTTGATATCGTGCTGATGAATGGAAAACCTGATTCACGCAATGGCCGGCTTTTGGCAGACGTTCGGCCATCTATAGCACAGGGACAAAGATACAACGTCAATGTTAATGCCCGGTCAGCAACCACGCTTGCTGTAAAGTCTTTTTTGGATAATGAACTAAGTGCGCACGAGCTGTATTTGGTTAATCGCAGGATTGGGAAGTTTTATAACCTGCGGGACAACCAAACAGCTTATGTTGATGTAGTTGCAGGTAAAAATGAGTTTGAACTGTTGGTTGGAGCGTTGCATTTCATTGAAGACATAAAGTCTACTACGTTGCCTCAACAAGCTGCGTTACTCGGCGGGTATCCAAATCCTTTTAATCAACGCGTTGCTTTGGAGATAGCTATTCCTGGAGACAAGGAGGAATTACAGCATGCTTTAATTGAAGTATACAACGTCGCCGGGCAATATGTCGATACAGTTCTTGAGCGTGAGTTGAGTCCCGGCTTGCACAAGGTCGTATGGGATTTGGAGCAACAACAAGCTAATATGCCTAGTGGTGTATATTTCATGCGTATGGTCCTGGAATCAGGTTTTTCTGAAACCACGGGAGTGGTACATATTAAATAGTCGATATAATTGATCGGAAGTGAGGGTAGCCTACTACAAATGGGTGCCAAACATCGAATTGACCAGGTCTGCTTCTGAAACCCGCTCCTGGATTACCAGGTGGCTGCCATCTGCTTTGATGAGCACTTCCGCAGGCAAGGGGCGCAAGTTGTATAACGAGGCCATCGACATCCCGTAGGCGCCGGCGTCCATAATGGCGAGCGTGTCGTTTTCGCTGATTTCCTGGACCAGTCGATTTTTGGCAAATACGTCTCCCGACTCACAAATATTACCAACTACTTCGTAGGGCCGCCTGAAGCCGTCTGCATTCGATAGGTTATAAATTTCGTGGTACGCGCCGTAGACGGAAGGGCGCACCAACTGGTTCATGCCTGAATCGGTGCCGGCAAAAGTTTTGTTGTTGGCCTCTTTTACCGTATTTGCAGTGACAAGCAAGGTGCCGGCTTCTGCCACCAGAAATCGGCCGGGTTCAAACCAGTAGGTGAGGCCTTTTTGATTGTGGTTTGCCTCGTGCGCCTGCAAAACCTGCACAATGGTTTGCTGGAAATTTTCAAAGTCTATTGGTACATCTTCAGGGCGGTAGGGAATGCTGAAGCCGCCGCCAAGATTCAGGATGCGCAGGTCGGGAAAGTATTGTGCTGTTTGGAGGATAACTTCAATGGCTTGCTGTAATACAGCCATTGAGGGAATGCCGCTGCCAATGTGCTGATGCAGGCCAACAATTTTGAGGTTGTTTCTGGCTGCCGCCTCCAGAATCTGTTCAACTTCATTAACCGGAATACCAAACTTGGTTGCTTTGCCGGCAGTGACTACGTGTGCATGGTGCCCTGAGCCGATTTGCGGGTTCAGCCGCACACACACTTCTGCACCCGGATAAGCCGCGCCATACCGGGCAACTCGCGACAATTCGCCCAGGTTCATCAAGACCCCGGCTTCTGCCACCGTGTGCATCTCCTCATCCGTCATGTTGTTGGCGGTGTACAAAATGTCTTTTGGGGCAAAGCCAATTTGCTGCGCCAGGTACAGTTCAGCCGGTGATACGGCATCGATTCCGATACCTTCCGATTTGATAATGCGCAGAATAGCCGGATGAGAATTGGCTTTCATTGCATACAGCAGCTTGGTTGGGACGTGTTTCAGGTGCTGTTTGAGCAATTTACACTGCCTGCGTATGATCGATTCGTCGTACACATAGGTCGGCGTACCATACGTTTGGGCCAGCGATGCCAGCAGGGATGCATTGTGGGGTGTTTTGTGGGTGTTTTCTACCGGCTCGGTACGCATGGGCTCGGCTAGCTTAAGTGGTGATAGGAGTGCAGAAGGAGGTTTCCAGTACGGTCTGTGTGGTTTGCAGGGCTTCATCGGTAAACGCCAGATGCGTGACCGCTCGAATGGTATCAGGTGCGGTGGCACTCACGAGGATACCATGTTGTTTTAACGCGGCCGCCGCAGCAACTGCTGCATCATTGGCTACGTGGAAAAATACGATGTTTGATTCGATATCATCAGGATCGACTGAAAAAGATGCTGTATTGTTGAGCGCCGTTGCAAGGGCTTTGGCGCGTGCGTGGTCCTCTGAGAGCCGGCTCCTGTGGTGGTCCAGCGCATAGAGTCCGGCTGCAGCCAGAATGCCGGCTTGCCGCATACTGCCACCGAGCCGGCTACGGTAGTGCCGTGCACGGGCTATATGCTCATGGCTACCAACAAGTACGGACCCTACTGGGGCGCCAAGGCCTTTGGAAAGGCACATGGTAGCAGTATCAAAGCAGGCTGCAAAGGTGTGCTCAGGGATGCCAGAGGCAGCAGCAGCATTCCATAGCCTCGCGCCATCCATGTGCATTGGGATATTGTTGTCGAGCGCCAGCGTGCGAATTTCTCTCAGTACGTCAAGGGGTTGCACGCGGCCACCGGCAAGGTTGTGCGTATTCTCCAGGCAAATCAGACTGGTGGAGGGAGCGCCATATTGCCCCGTGCGCAGGTTTTGCTTGATATCAGCAGGATACAGGATGCCTTTGTTGCCGCGCAAGGGAAGCAATTGCACCCCTGATAACCAGGCGCCGGCTGCGCCTTCGTGGTTTACAATGTGGCAATTGCGTTCGACAATGACTTCTGTGGCGCGCGTGGTGTGCACGAGAAGTCCGAGTTGGTTGCCCATGGTCCCGGAAGGGATGTATAGGGCAGCTTCTTTTTTGAGCAGGCCGGCCACGCGGGCTTCCAGTGCCGTAACGGTAGGGTCTTCTCCGTATACATCATCGCCTACCTCTGCAGCAGCAATTGCTTTTCGCATGCCAGGGGTAGGGCGCGTGATCGTGTCGCTGCGCAGGTCTACTAAAGCGGACAAATGCTTTTCCGGGGTTTGGGTGGGACTACCAGAAAGATGAGCGCTAGACCAGGTTATTAACCAATGTAGGGGTTAGCGCGTGATATCTAGAATCTCAAGAGAGAGTACACCGGCGGGTATTTTTATTTCGGCAACGTCACCTATTGATTTACCCAGGAGGCCATTGCCAATCGGGCTCTCTACAGAAATTTTACCCTTCAACAGGTCAGCTTCCGGCTGTGCTACAAGCGTGTAGGTGTGCGTTTTGCCGGTTTTTTTGTTTTTCACCTTAACGGTGCTCAGGATACGTGCCTTGGAACCGTCAATTTTCGAGTCGTCGATGAGCCGTGCTTCCGCAATTTCAGTTTCCTTTTTTGCAATGCGGGCTTCCAGCAAACCCTGGGCGTCCTTGGCTGCATCATATTCTGCATTTTCAGACAAGTCACCCTGGGCCCTTGCTTCAGCAATGGCTTGAGAGATACGGGGACGTTCGACAGACTTAAGAAAGTGCAATTCCTCTTTTAATTTCTTGAGGCCTTCTTCAGTCAGATAGATAGGTTGATTGCCCATATTATATCTACACGGTTTAACGCTAGTAGCGGGTATACGCGTCGTGGCTAACTTTTGCACACCCGAAGGCATGCCCAAGAATATAGTTTATATCGAATGAAATAAAATAGATGTCTGAATAAACCGCCCTTTGACGCTTATATACCGCTTTTGGATCCCTTTGTTAACAAATGAAGAATAGGAATTGTGTTACTGGCGTTGTCTGTGTGGCTAATCAGAATATAGGCTGCTACCAGCCTGAACGCGATCGATCGATGGGGTTGTCCGTTGGGTTGGCAAGTGAGTCTGCTGCCGGCGCCAGGATGCGCCTGACGGTCCAGAATCTTCTTTCCCAATAGGGATCCTGGATGGAGGAAATGGTAACGCCTTCGCTTTTTGAGGCGTGCATAAATTCGTCTTCCCCGACGTAAATGCCTACGTGCCTGGTTTTTGAATCAATACGATAAAAAACAAGATCACCCACCGTCAGCTGGTTGTGCAATACCGCTTGTCCTTCTTTAGACTGAAGCGAGGTGGTGCGTGGCAAATCAACCGTAAAAAGATCTTTGTAGACGGTTTGCACAAATGCGGAGCAATCGATGCCATCGCGTGTTGTGCCGCCCCATTCATGTGGGGTGCCTTCCCAGTCAGCAGCTTCAGCACGCAGCAGTGTTTTTCGGTCGGCATTGGGGGATTCGTTGACAACCGTCTTTAATGGTGTGGCATCGGGCTTTGTTGATACACAGCCTGCCAGAAGCATTAAAGAACACGCCACAATACATGCTACTGACACAGGTGACGCGAACCAGTTGTTATGTCCAGGATTCTTAGATTGAGGGTACATCTGGATACTAAAACGGCCACAAAAAGTGAAATGACAGAAAATTAACCAGTTCTTGGTATGAAAATGGGGGCCGTGTACGTAGAACAGGTCATAAGAAAGAAGTTTCAGTATATTGGATATGCCAACAGAAACGATTTGATTCCATCATGAACACTAGATTTTCACATATTGTAACCGTTGCAGCAGCTTTCACCGCCGGTTTGTGTGCCGGCATGATGATGGCGCCGCAGTCGGGTAAGGCATTACGCCGCCGTATGAAGCAGGAAGCCCGCACCCAGCTCAAAACGGCCGAAGACAAACTTGAGCAAGTTGAAGCGCAGCTCAATAAAGTAAATGACCGTATTCAGGCAGTTGGCAAAGATCTAGGCGATCGGGTCCGCGATGCTGCTGATGAGTACATTCCAGACCTTGCCAAAGACGGGGAAGACTGGAACCTTACCAAAGAAGACATGGAGAAAGAACTGCGTCATCTTTCGCGCCGTTAAGCGGGATCAAAGCCTTTGATGGTGCCGTTCCTGAACAGGTATGCTGCCGGGCTGGCAGGTGGGTTGTGCGTTTGGCAAATGCTGCCATAGCTGAACCTTTGGCCACCCCCAGCATTTACAATTCAGGTTTGTAACTGTAACAGATTAAAATAGATAGGGAAGATATGCCGTACCCCGAAGCACTTGTACATCCAATGCGGGAAGAACTGACCCGTTTGGGTGTTGCTGAACTCCGCGACATGACAGCTGTTGATGAAGCTTTTGAAGCTGCTGAGTCTGAAACTACACTGTTGATTGTGAACTCGGTTTGCGGTTGTGCTGCTGCCAACGCAAGGCCTGCCGTTGCGATGGCAATGCAGACGGAAGTACAGCCTGATCGGTACGTAACCGTTTTTGCCGGCCAGGATCTGGAAGCCACGGCTCGCGCCCGCGAATACATGCGCGGTATTGCGCCGTCTTCTCCGTTTATGGCCCTCCTGAAAGAAGGAGACCCCGTTTTTGTACTCGAGCGCCGGCATATTGAAGGCCGTTCTGCAAATGCTATTGCCATGGACCTCGTCAATGCCTATCAGAAGTTCTGTGGCACCGATGCCACAGCGGAAAACGGACCAGAGCGGCCGGCTTACGACCAGTCACCTATCGGTAACGGGTTGCCCAACACGTTCCGGTCCATCAAGTAACATATGGCCCTTCATGCTTTGGCATGTGGATTTTAAGCAGCGTCCTGTTTGGGGCGCTGCTTTTTTTGTTGATCTGCCGTGCTATTACTCAAAACGCAAGCTCCTGGCGGGTTTGCGCAAGGCCGCACGCAGCGATTGGTAGCCTACAGATGCTATTGCAATTCCGAGCGCTGAACAGGTTGCCAGCAAAAACGCACCCAGGCCAATATCTACCCGGTACACAAAGCCTTCCAGCCAGTGGGATGTGGCGAGGTATGCGATCGGTACGGCAAACAATGCCGCCAACAGCACCAGATTGGTAAACTCTTTCGAAAGCATATACACAATATTACCTGGCGAAGCGCCCAGTACTTTTCTAACACCAATTTCTTTGGTGCGCTGTTCAGCTGCATAAGCTGCCTGTCCGAAGAGCCCTAGCGCAGCAATCAGGAAAGCCAGCATGGTGAAAAAGTTGAACGTAGCCCCCAACCGTTTTTCCTGTGCGTATAGGCTGTCAAACGTATCATCCAGGAAACTGTACTCCACGGGATAAGAAGACGCGGTCCGGACAATTTCTTGCACAGCTGCAAGGCTTTCATCGACATTACCCGGTTGCAGTTTTACCGATATGTATTCAAAGCGGCCCCCATCATCCAGAAAAAATAACAGCGGCTTGATTTGATGATGCATCGAATGCATGTGGAAATCTTGCACAACCCCGATGACAGTTCGCGCTCGGCGGTCATGGCGAAAAGTTTTGCCGAGGGCTTCGTCAGGACTCCAGCCCAGTGCCCGCGCGGTGGTTTCATTGATTATGCTGGCCGACTCAAGATCTGTTGGAAACGCCGGGCTAAACGTACGGCCCGCGATCAGAGCTATACCAAACAGTTCTTCAAAGCCATAATCAACGGCATTCACGTGGATAGGCAAAGAGGCTTCAGGTTCACTTCCTGGCCAGTTTCTAATGTTTTGCTTCATCGAAATGTTGGTCGGTAGCGAGTGTGAAGCCGTAACTTGCGCGACGCTGCTGTGTTGTTTGAGGGCTGCCTGTACCTGTTGCCGGCGCGCTTTCAACGCATCGTTGTTATCCTGAATGGCAATGTTGAGGATGTGCGCCCGGTCGTACCCCAGGGCTTTGTTCTGAACAAATTCCAGCTGCTGATAAATTACGTATCCGCAAGTGACCAGGATAATGGATGCCGTAAACTGCCCCACAATGAGTGTTTGCTGCAAGCTGAATTTGTACTTTCTGTGCCGTTGTTTGCGTTTTAGCGCCCGCAGCGGAGGAAGCGCAGCCATGTGGAGGGCAGGGTAGCTGCCGGCCAACAGGGCCACAAGCACGAGCAATACAAAAAGGGCTGGGACCAGCCAGGGTTGGGCGAAGTAGTTGAGGGTTAATGTCCGATTGACAAGCTGTGCAAAGTGGGGGAGTAACAGGTGTGTAAGTACCAGCGCCATCAACAATGCCAGGCC
Above is a window of Bacteroidota bacterium DNA encoding:
- a CDS encoding GntG family PLP-dependent aldolase, yielding MSALVDLRSDTITRPTPGMRKAIAAAEVGDDVYGEDPTVTALEARVAGLLKKEAALYIPSGTMGNQLGLLVHTTRATEVIVERNCHIVNHEGAAGAWLSGVQLLPLRGNKGILYPADIKQNLRTGQYGAPSTSLICLENTHNLAGGRVQPLDVLREIRTLALDNNIPMHMDGARLWNAAAASGIPEHTFAACFDTATMCLSKGLGAPVGSVLVGSHEHIARARHYRSRLGGSMRQAGILAAAGLYALDHHRSRLSEDHARAKALATALNNTASFSVDPDDIESNIVFFHVANDAAVAAAAALKQHGILVSATAPDTIRAVTHLAFTDEALQTTQTVLETSFCTPITT
- the lysA gene encoding diaminopimelate decarboxylase, with protein sequence MRTEPVENTHKTPHNASLLASLAQTYGTPTYVYDESIIRRQCKLLKQHLKHVPTKLLYAMKANSHPAILRIIKSEGIGIDAVSPAELYLAQQIGFAPKDILYTANNMTDEEMHTVAEAGVLMNLGELSRVARYGAAYPGAEVCVRLNPQIGSGHHAHVVTAGKATKFGIPVNEVEQILEAAARNNLKIVGLHQHIGSGIPSMAVLQQAIEVILQTAQYFPDLRILNLGGGFSIPYRPEDVPIDFENFQQTIVQVLQAHEANHNQKGLTYWFEPGRFLVAEAGTLLVTANTVKEANNKTFAGTDSGMNQLVRPSVYGAYHEIYNLSNADGFRRPYEVVGNICESGDVFAKNRLVQEISENDTLAIMDAGAYGMSMASLYNLRPLPAEVLIKADGSHLVIQERVSEADLVNSMFGTHL
- a CDS encoding ABC transporter permease, whose protein sequence is MFDLDKSLAAWRQGYAHNQAFSTEDLDELEQHIRDQVAALVMTGISQKDAFDLALRDMGGKEEATREYDKVFWAKAKREHRVKEALLWRYGMLKNYMRVALRTMQKQKVYTAINIVGLAVGIACFIIIMRFVQYEFSFDRFFPGHEDIYRVTKRVPGDVYLGTDHFALTQAPLAPAMMTDFPEVTHATAFQYQEALLQAENNKFTTEGLSADQHYFEVFAIQLVQGAAATALVAPNSIVLTESLAGKLFGAADPMGRTLRMDDQTSYLVTGLMADVPANASVQYDFVTSIITDAYYNSQLDEDRWNSNYLYTFFRTAPGTDFHALQKKLPALADRKIYAGNEDTPNNERERFYIQSLADVHLRSTANFDVGRHGSRARVFLFLAIGCIILLLACINYVNLAVARSIKRAAEVGLRKTVGADKSQLIWQFIGESFLMTGLALLMALVLTHLLLPHFAQLVNRTLTLNYFAQPWLVPALFVLLVLVALLAGSYPALHMAALPPLRALKRKQRHRKYKFSLQQTLIVGQFTASIILVTCGYVIYQQLEFVQNKALGYDRAHILNIAIQDNNDALKARRQQVQAALKQHSSVAQVTASHSLPTNISMKQNIRNWPGSEPEASLPIHVNAVDYGFEELFGIALIAGRTFSPAFPTDLESASIINETTARALGWSPDEALGKTFRHDRRARTVIGVVQDFHMHSMHHQIKPLLFFLDDGGRFEYISVKLQPGNVDESLAAVQEIVRTASSYPVEYSFLDDTFDSLYAQEKRLGATFNFFTMLAFLIAALGLFGQAAYAAEQRTKEIGVRKVLGASPGNIVYMLSKEFTNLVLLAALFAVPIAYLATSHWLEGFVYRVDIGLGAFLLATCSALGIAIASVGYQSLRAALRKPARSLRFE
- a CDS encoding YtxH domain-containing protein — encoded protein: MNTRFSHIVTVAAAFTAGLCAGMMMAPQSGKALRRRMKQEARTQLKTAEDKLEQVEAQLNKVNDRIQAVGKDLGDRVRDAADEYIPDLAKDGEDWNLTKEDMEKELRHLSRR
- a CDS encoding BrxA/BrxB family bacilliredoxin, with amino-acid sequence MPYPEALVHPMREELTRLGVAELRDMTAVDEAFEAAESETTLLIVNSVCGCAAANARPAVAMAMQTEVQPDRYVTVFAGQDLEATARAREYMRGIAPSSPFMALLKEGDPVFVLERRHIEGRSANAIAMDLVNAYQKFCGTDATAENGPERPAYDQSPIGNGLPNTFRSIK
- the greA gene encoding transcription elongation factor GreA, producing the protein MGNQPIYLTEEGLKKLKEELHFLKSVERPRISQAIAEARAQGDLSENAEYDAAKDAQGLLEARIAKKETEIAEARLIDDSKIDGSKARILSTVKVKNKKTGKTHTYTLVAQPEADLLKGKISVESPIGNGLLGKSIGDVAEIKIPAGVLSLEILDITR
- a CDS encoding T9SS type A sorting domain-containing protein, coding for STSDDSTGKRRGELFRTHQVMLEFENYKTKDRSTLYLGYHDKADEGLDKYDQYFPPGKFRDVDIVLMNGKPDSRNGRLLADVRPSIAQGQRYNVNVNARSATTLAVKSFLDNELSAHELYLVNRRIGKFYNLRDNQTAYVDVVAGKNEFELLVGALHFIEDIKSTTLPQQAALLGGYPNPFNQRVALEIAIPGDKEELQHALIEVYNVAGQYVDTVLERELSPGLHKVVWDLEQQQANMPSGVYFMRMVLESGFSETTGVVHIK
- a CDS encoding NlpC/P60 family protein — its product is MLLAGCVSTKPDATPLKTVVNESPNADRKTLLRAEAADWEGTPHEWGGTTRDGIDCSAFVQTVYKDLFTVDLPRTTSLQSKEGQAVLHNQLTVGDLVFYRIDSKTRHVGIYVGEDEFMHASKSEGVTISSIQDPYWERRFWTVRRILAPAADSLANPTDNPIDRSRSGW